Genomic DNA from Burkholderia plantarii:
TCGTCGACGAGGTTGACGATCCGGTCGAGGAACCAGCAATCGAGATTCACGGCCGGGTAGCGCGCCAGATAGTCCTGCACGATCGGCACCAGATAGTTCTTGCCGAACAGCACCGGCGCGGTGATCGTCAGCTGGCCGCGCGGCGTGGCGTTGACGCTGGCCGCCGACGCCTCGGCGATCTCGATCTCGGCGAGGATCCGCCGGCTGTCCTCGAAGAACCGCGCGCCGGCCTCGGTCACGCGCACCACGCGCGTGGTGCGCGTGAGCAGCCGCACGCCGAGGTGCCGTTCGAGTTCGGTCACCACGCGCGTGATCACCGAGGGCGAGACGTTGAGCTTGCGCGCGGCGGACGCGAAGCCCTCGGTCTCGACCACGGCGACGAAGACGGTCATTGCCTGATGCCTGTCCATGTCCGGATAGCGATGGGAAAGAAGGGAATCGGAAGGAGCGCGGCCGTGGCGGCCGGCTGGCCGTAAACATAGCAGCATCGGCGCGCGGCGCGCCGCCGGCGGCCCCGCTCAAAGGTCGAGCAGCAGCCGTTCGCCGCCGCCCGACGCGGGGCTCGCGGGCACCGCGCAGCAGATCAGCGCCTCGCCGTCGGGGACCGGGAAGCCGGGCGGCTCGGCATAGGCGACGGCGCCCTCGACGACGCGCGCGCGGCAGCTGCCGCAGCTGCCGCCGCGGCAGCCGTATTCCGGCGTGAGCCCGCGCGCCTCGGCCAGCTCCAGCAGCGAGCCGCCGCCCGGCTGCCAGCGTGCCTCCTTGCCCGACTTCACGAACGCCACCGGCGTCGGCCGGTCGGCCGGCACACGCGCCGGGGCGGCGCCGGCCGCCGGCGCGGGCTGCCGGCGCTGGAGCCCGGACGGGCCGAACGCCTCCGCGTGGATGCGGTCGTCGGCGACGTTCAGGTCGCGCAGGCCGTCGTACATCGATTGCATGAACGCGGCCGGCCCGCACAGGTAGAAGTCGTAGTCGTTGAACGGCAGCACCTCGGTCAGCAGCGCCACGTCGATGCGCCCGCTCACGTCGAAATCGGCGCCGTGCCGCGCGCCCGCGGTGTCGGTCAGCGCGCGCACCACCGTGACCGCGCCGCTGGTGGTGGCGGCCAGCGCCGCGATCTCGTCGCCGAACGCGCGCTCGGCCAGCGAACGCGCCGAATGGAAGAACCAGGTCGGGCGCACGCGCCGCTTGCGCAGGCCCTCGTACACCACGTGCCGCAGCATCGCCAGCATCGGCGTGACGCCGACGCCCACCGCGAGCAGCACGGCGGGCCGGCGCTGGGCCGCGTCGATGGTGAACTGCCCGGCCGGCGCGCGCGCCTCGATCACGCTGCCGGCGCGCAGCGTGTCGTGCAGGTGCGACGACACCAGGCCGTCGCGCTTCACGCTGATCCGGTAGACGTCGTCGGACGGCGCGCTCGACAGCGTATAGGTGCGCAGCAGCGGCCGGTCCTGGCCGGGCGGCGTGACGCGGACCGGCAGGTGCTGCCCGGCGGCATGCGGCACGCGCCCGGCACCGTCGAGCGGCTCGAGATGGAACGAGCGGATCGTGGCGCTCTCGTCCACCACGCGCGCGACCCGGAACGGCCGCCAGGCGTCGGCCAGCTCGGCGGCCTTCAGGCGGGCGGCGGCCTCGTCCCAACTGCCCGTCATCAGCGAGTTCGGCGACCAGCCCTCGTCGCGAAACCGCCAGCGCAGCGGCATCGCGTCGGGCCGCAGCAGCACGCGGCGCGGCGTGAAGCGCCAGAGCCGCTCGGCGCCCTGGAACGCGGCGATCTCGGCCGAGTCGAGATCGACCTCGGCCTCGCCCGTCATCTGCAGCATGTCGCCGGTGGCGAAATCGACGAACACCAGCCCCGCGCGCGGATTGACGAGGAAGTTGCCGAGCGTGGCGAAGAACAGGTTGCCGGCGAAATCGGGCACGGTCAGGCGGCCGTCCGCGCCGATCCGCACGAAGCCGGCCTTGCCGCCGCGATGCGAGACGTCGACCTGCCGCGCGCCGCCGTCGCCCACATACGAGGCGACGAAAAACGTGTCGGCCGCTTCGATCATCGCGCGGGCGCGCCCGGTCAGGCCGTCGAGTTCCTGCACGGGCTGATCCGTGTAAATGCCAGGATCGCGGACGAATGCGAAATCGCGTAGCTGGATGTACTGCGGGCAGTTGCCGAACGACTGCGCGACCGCCACCTCGAAGCCCCGCGCCGAGCGGCGTTCGATCCGGCCGTTCACGCGGTTGCGGCGCCGCGTGTGCAGCTCGATGCCGAGCAGGCCGAGCGCCGCGCCGTCGCGCAGCCCGGCCGAGACGGGGTCGCGCGGGTCGCTGCCGGCCTCGATCCGCAGGGTCCGGTCGTCCGGCGCCTGCATGAAGCCCGGCTGGCCGGCGAGGAAGCTCGCCCACACGTCGCCGCGGCCGTCCACGCTGCCGGTCGCGATGAACGGCAGCTGCGCGTAGAACGCGCGGTGCTGCTCCGGCAGGTGGTCGCGCACGAAGCGCCGGCCGACGTCGTCCATCCGCGCCGCCACGCCGGCCTTTTCCTGCAGCGCCAGCTCGCCCGCGTGCCACGGCGACGATGCAACGAGGGAAGTCGTGTTCATGATCTGCTCCAGTGGAAACGGGCCGGCTTGATGATGCAGCGATGCCGCCCCGAAGGGTCAGGCGGCCAGGCCGACCGGCGTCTTGCGGAATTCGACGAAGCCGGGCAGCGCCTCGATGCGGCGCAGCCAGGCGTTGACGTTCGGATAGAACGACAGGTCGACGTTGCCTTCCGGCGCGCGCGCGACATAGCCGTACAGCGCGACGTCGGCGAGCGTCGGCTTCGTGTCGGCCAGGTAGTCGCGGCCCGCGAGCGCGGCGTCGATCAGCTTGAGGATGCCGTGGGCGCGCGCGATCACTTCCTCGGCATTGTGCTTCGAGCCGAACACGGTGATGAGCCGCGCGGCGGCCGGGCCGAACGCGATCTCGCCGGCGGCCACCGACAGCCAGCGCTGCACGGCGGCCTCGGCTTCCGGCGTTTGCGGCAGCCACTGCGAGCCGCCGTGCTTGCGCGCGAGGTAGACGAGGATCGCGTTCGAATCGGCGATCACGGTCTCGCCGTCGACCAGCACCGGTACCTGGCCGAACGGATTGAGCTTCAGGAACTGCGGCGACTTGTGCGCGGCGGCGGCCAGGTCGACCTCGATCGCGTCGTGCTCGAGGCCGAGCAGCGACAGGAACAGACGCACGCGATGCGAGTGGCCGGACAGCGGGTGGTGATAGAACTTCATGGCATTTCTCCTCGGGTCGGTGTGATCGGACATCCGGATCACGATGAGCCCGAGTCTAGGGACGCGGCCGTCGCCGGAGAATCCCGCGCGAGCCGAATGGATTATTCTCGAAACGAGAATGGCGGGCGCCGAGGCCCGTGGGGCGGGCCTGCGCGCGCGGTGGCGCGGGGCGGGGAAGCGAGGGGAAACGCCTGGCGAGGGACCGGAGGGCGTGGGGATCGCGCGCGAGCGGGCATGCCAGACCGCATATGAAACGGCGAGGAAGGCGGCGACGAAGCACGCGGACCGGCCGATGCGCGCGGCGGGCCGCTCGCCGTGCCGTGGCGCCATTGCCCCGTCGCGCGACCGCCCGTGCATCGGCACGATCGCGCCCGCCGCGCACCGATGCGCGACGGCAAACCCGCCGCCTACTTCTGCTCGGGCAGGAACCAGTTCATCACGAGCGCGCAGATGCCGCCGGTGGCGACGCCCGAAGCCAGCACGTTCTTCAGCGCGTTCGGCAGGTGGGTGAGGATCTCCGGCACCTGCGAGACGCCGAGCCCCAGCGCCAGCGACACGGCCACGATCAGCAGCGCGCGGCGGTCGAGCTTCACGCCGGCCAGGATGTTGATGCCCGAGGCCGCCACCGCGCCGAACATCACCATCGCGGCGCCGCCGAGCACGGGCTCGGGCACCGCCTGCAGCACGCCGGCCACCGCCGGGAACAGCCCGAGCACCACCAGCATGCCGGCGATCCAGAGGCCCACGTGCCGGCTCGCGATGCCGGTCAGCTGGATCACGCCGTTGTTCTGC
This window encodes:
- a CDS encoding pyridoxamine 5'-phosphate oxidase family protein translates to MNTTSLVASSPWHAGELALQEKAGVAARMDDVGRRFVRDHLPEQHRAFYAQLPFIATGSVDGRGDVWASFLAGQPGFMQAPDDRTLRIEAGSDPRDPVSAGLRDGAALGLLGIELHTRRRNRVNGRIERRSARGFEVAVAQSFGNCPQYIQLRDFAFVRDPGIYTDQPVQELDGLTGRARAMIEAADTFFVASYVGDGGARQVDVSHRGGKAGFVRIGADGRLTVPDFAGNLFFATLGNFLVNPRAGLVFVDFATGDMLQMTGEAEVDLDSAEIAAFQGAERLWRFTPRRVLLRPDAMPLRWRFRDEGWSPNSLMTGSWDEAAARLKAAELADAWRPFRVARVVDESATIRSFHLEPLDGAGRVPHAAGQHLPVRVTPPGQDRPLLRTYTLSSAPSDDVYRISVKRDGLVSSHLHDTLRAGSVIEARAPAGQFTIDAAQRRPAVLLAVGVGVTPMLAMLRHVVYEGLRKRRVRPTWFFHSARSLAERAFGDEIAALAATTSGAVTVVRALTDTAGARHGADFDVSGRIDVALLTEVLPFNDYDFYLCGPAAFMQSMYDGLRDLNVADDRIHAEAFGPSGLQRRQPAPAAGAAPARVPADRPTPVAFVKSGKEARWQPGGGSLLELAEARGLTPEYGCRGGSCGSCRARVVEGAVAYAEPPGFPVPDGEALICCAVPASPASGGGERLLLDL
- a CDS encoding glutathione S-transferase family protein, encoding MKFYHHPLSGHSHRVRLFLSLLGLEHDAIEVDLAAAAHKSPQFLKLNPFGQVPVLVDGETVIADSNAILVYLARKHGGSQWLPQTPEAEAAVQRWLSVAAGEIAFGPAAARLITVFGSKHNAEEVIARAHGILKLIDAALAGRDYLADTKPTLADVALYGYVARAPEGNVDLSFYPNVNAWLRRIEALPGFVEFRKTPVGLAA